In Gossypium arboreum isolate Shixiya-1 chromosome 3, ASM2569848v2, whole genome shotgun sequence, the sequence ATGACTTTTGGACATTTTCTTTTGTTGCTATTGAACATCATAAAATAATTAGGAACTCTGGGTGGTGATAGAGTCAACACTATGCGTGAAGCAGTATTGGACGCGTTTCCTGAGCCAAACCGTCGCCTACTACAGAGGTAGTTGATTCATCACTTCACTCTTTGCCTTTCTAAGTAGTATGCTTTTCATGGTACAAGTTATATTTGACAtgcaatttttatattatttcttaAGCATTGTGGATTCAATGAAAAGAGAGTTGTAATCCCATTTGTTGGTTGAGATAAGAATATTTGTATATTACAGATGTAAATGATAGCTATCTCTTAACTTTCTGTTAGTTTTCAGTACTCAGTTGATTGTTGTTGAAAAATCATGGATGAAATACCTCTAGAATCTTTTTCTTCTTGTAGGTACATACATCTTGGAAAAATAATGGAATTCAATCTTACCTTCACAATTAAAAAAATGACCCCCAGTTTTTGCTGTGTTGGCTTCTACTTGCCTTTTTCCGTACTTATCATTTTTATGTTACTTTACTTCAGAATTCTAATGATGATGCAAGCTGTGGCttctaataaaactttaaatcGGATGAGCTCTTCAGCTGTGGCAGCATGCATGGCACCCTTGATTCTTCGCCCTCTTGTATCTGGTGACTGTGAGATTGAAAACGATTTTAAATTGGGTGATGATAGTTCAATTCAGCTGCTGCGAGCAGCTGCTGCAGCCAATCATGCTCAAGCCATTGTTATAACATTACTTGAAGAATATGATAAAATATTTGGGGTAAGCAATATTTCTTGTCTTCTTTTTCACAACTACTTTTGATATGACATTGTGTAGTCACTATACAGACAAGTATGTACTCCTCAAAATTTATGAGCTGTAATGCTCTATCTTTAGCTCACAAGTGATATGTTCTATTTTCTATTTGTTCTTTCTGAGGAAACTTGATCATTAAGTCAAAATTTGTTTGTCCTTATGTGTATGTTCTATTATTGGTACAGAAtctaatgaataaattatgactGTCTAACTGTGGAATTTGAGTATGAGTTATTGTATCCTTTTATTGATTCATCTATACTTCAACAATTAGCCTGCATTCTTTCTGAGAATGTAAGCAAATAAATGTGAGATCCATCATAGCTTAATTACttgaatatttttaagttttataaaatTAACAAGGGTCTAGCTAATGTGTGCCTATATGCACTGGTTAAATGTAGTTAAATTACTAGTTAATTAAAGTTTTTTGCATTTAATGCACTGTTTTCACTAAATTCAATAGCAGAAAATgcactaatttcataattttccctTAAATACCACCTTAATTTGTGCCATTAGATATTGACTAACGTTTCCTACTAACAACATGCTTTCTTTTTCCAAGGTCCAATATTTTTTACTTTGCTTTGGATTTACTTTTTTAAATTATGATTGTAGCTCAACATTTTGTTGGCAGGAAGGATATGTTTCCCCCAATTTATACTATGGAACGGAAGAGAGTGGAAGTGAAAGTGAAAGTGAAAGTGAAAGTGAAGGTGAAACTGAAAGTGAAGAGGCAACTGATGATGACTGTAATGATGCAACAACTGGGTCTAATGCATACTGTGATAGTGACTATGTAGCAAGTGGAACAGGCAGTAGGAGCGGTCACTCTATTAACAATGATCTGGATGATGATAAGGCTTGTTCCTCTACCTTCTTAGAATGGCATTTGGATTGTATTTTGTTCATAAACTTTAAAGATGGTGGAAGTAACAAACTTAATACACAAGTTGGAACTTAAAGCTTTCACTGCCAAATTTCATTTACCTTTCTCTAATGCAAGAAATATGCTGAACTCATGGATTTTTGGATCTGTTTTCTCATACCACATACTTTAATGTTTTTGTAGTTTGTTATGCTCCCTCTGTCACCACCTAGCAACTCaaggtttattttattttcatctctttATTTGTTTTCCCCTTAGCATGTACCTTCATAATTTGAACTTGATTTATTGCTGAGAAAGAATGCATTGCAATAAAATTTGTAGCATCATATATTGGAATCAAATATATAGTTCTCTCTCTTCACCTTATAGGAATAATGATTTGTTCTCCTTTGTTGTTTTTTATAGGTAAAGGCATTTTATTTTAGTATAGCCATATGTTGTTACATTTTGTGGTCCCTCGGTTTAGATTTTGAGAATCATTTTAGTTTAACATAAATAAGGTGAAAATAGAAATACATCAATAGTGAAAAGATGACATACTATACTCCTatatgaaatgaaaaataaaattgcaGGATTCTGATTATTCGAGCTCTAGTTCTGAGCCCTCTATAGCTGATGGTGATTTAAAAGCCACCAAGAAGCTTTCAAGTTCACTTCACTCTTCCCTGTCTGAAAATGATTTACAAAGGAGTGAGGATAATCAAAGTAACAAGAGTTCAGCAATAGAGGCTGTTTGCGAATTTGGCCATAGAGCTAAGCGTCCCACTGTTTGGGGATGGGCAATTGTAAGtgttaattttctttatttataatgCATTCCATTTTGGCCTACTTCGTTTGACTCTCTCTTAGCTAATAAATATTTCCAAGCATTCATTCTATTACTAACTTAGAATTTCTCAAGTTGGTCTATATGTTTATAATCTTGTAACAACTAATTGTTTAGTTTTTCTGGTTTGCTTGTCCAGGCAAAGAAGAAGCTTTCTATGGAATCTATTCATTGTCCTTCTAAAGAAGAGTAAGTGATGTTCCCTTGATCTGTATAAAGAAGTTTTGCATACATTTTCCTGGATATTCTTGTGTATACCATAGAGGACCCAATACCCACTTAAAGTTCCAAGCACCTTTTAATGTCTTCTTTTGTGCTTAGGATGAAGCAATCTATGCTTTGCATAACATAATTTTTTAAACCAAAATGGAAAAGGCAACAATTTAGATGCAgaaatttgttattttaatagATAATAACTCtatttcttttacttaattttgaccCAATTTAGGGCTGAAATAGAGAGGATCAAGGCTGAAAAATCTGacttgaaaaagggacacacaGAAGAGGTTCAGCCAAATGCACCCTTTCTAATTATTATTATCTCAACTTGTTTGGAGATTTTTCATGACAAGTCATCTTTGCAGTACAGATCGAAGGTAATCTGGTTTATGAAGCCTGCTTGGAAAAACAAAAGAAGACGCTGCATGGGCATTGTCAAGCTCTTCAGAATGATGTATGTTTGAGGAGAtttattttttttcacttttgTTTCAGGAGTTATGTTAGGCTATGTATCTGAAACAGTAATGTTAGGCTATGTATCTGAAACAGTAAAGAAGCTTACTTTGATATTTAAAAAAGTATTAAAGGCAACATATTCCCTTAAGCATTTCTTTGTTTCCTCTTAAATATCAAATCTTTTGCGCATGGTTAAAACAAGCTCAAATTTTGGTGCATTTGAAGCATACAAGTCATCATTGTTTATTTTTTTCGTTGTGTTATCCATTACTTGCACAAAGATAATGAGTTTTATTGTTGATACTATGTTAGTCTTATGATAATAGTGCAGTCTTGATTTCCTCTTGATTGTACTTATAGGTGACAAGACTAGCGGAAGAGTTGCATAGGGAAAGAGATAAGAGGACAGCTCTGGAAGCTGGACTGACCCCCTCTCAAGGAACCGTAACTCTCCCAAATACGGTTAATGAAAAGGTAGCCAATGGCTTACCTCAGATTTAACTAGTatatctaaatttttattttgcatCAATCTTTTTTTAACTTCTGATAATGATAAAGATAAAGGCAGATATTAAGGACATAGCTCAAGCAGAGGCAGACATAAACAATTTGAACAAAAAGGTTGATGAATTGTGGATGCAGCTGAATCAACTACTTGAGCAAAATTCTGTTTCCATGAATAACAGGTCCAATCGGCATCAACCAAATCATCACGAAAAAAGGTAAGCTTTCTTTGGCTCTATCTTGGAATATCATGATTGTTAGAAACTGAATGGGCAGGGGAAAAATGAAATATTAGTAAAGAATTTCTCACTTTTTTGAAATATTTCATTAAGTAGAGTTGCAAACAATTGATACACCTCCaattggaaaagaaaaagaaaccaaaTAACTCTATAATCCCTAATTATTAGCTGCTAATAATAAAAAATCCCTATCATTTTGCCATGCACTACTATTAATTAGCTAACACTCTTAACTTGCAAACCAAATCATGATAAGTTCTTTTGTTGAATCTTTTAGTGAAGATATGAGCTAACTGTTTGTCAGATGTCACATGAACTAGTTTTAAAGGTCCAATAGTCAATTTTTCTTTGATAAAATATTGATCAATCTCAATGTGTTATGTTCGATCATGTCATGTTGAATTAGATTTTGAGCAATACTGATGACAACTTTATTATCACAATACAAGGATAATTTGTTTTCTTCTAATAATTTTAGTTTCTCTAGTAATTTTTTTAATCACAATAGCTCAGAAACTCCTTGAGCAATTGACTCTATATTTTGTCTTTGCA encodes:
- the LOC108475961 gene encoding rho GTPase-activating protein REN1-like isoform X2, with the protein product MATKKNEPSQKQQRMVSKKDEPSKGHQGDAAVVASPGPLPEAPPTPKSRVRNSVLKSGPLFLSTKGIGWTSWKKRWFILTQTSLVFFKSDPNAIPQKENEVNLILGGIDLNNSGSVVVKADKKLLTVLFQDGQDGRTFTLKAESSEDLYEWRAAFENALSQASSSPHVLGKNDILGNEKANAVNGSKDPVNNKQPVRSTVLGKPILLALEDVDGAPTFLEKALRFIEEHGTKAEGVLRLAADVEDVKRRIQEYEKGKTEFSREEDPHVIADCIKYVIRELPSCPVPASCCNALLEAYRTLGGDRVNTMREAVLDAFPEPNRRLLQRILMMMQAVASNKTLNRMSSSAVAACMAPLILRPLVSGDCEIENDFKLGDDSSIQLLRAAAAANHAQAIVITLLEEYDKIFGEGYVSPNLYYGTEESGSESESESESEGETESEEATDDDCNDATTGSNAYCDSDYVASGTGSRSGHSINNDLDDDKDSDYSSSSSEPSIADGDLKATKKLSSSLHSSLSENDLQRSEDNQSNKSSAIEAVCEFGHRAKRPTVWGWAIAKKKLSMESIHCPSKEEAEIERIKAEKSDLKKGHTEEIEGNLVYEACLEKQKKTLHGHCQALQNDVTRLAEELHRERDKRTALEAGLTPSQGTVTLPNTVNEKADIKDIAQAEADINNLNKKVDELWMQLNQLLEQNSVSMNNRSNRHQPNHHEKRKDKPKDIEATFKKSGSKDKYADKVECENKKQEPSLTNKQNINGMHAAELIARKPLASSNVDKSTIKGEVCSILF
- the LOC108475961 gene encoding rho GTPase-activating protein REN1-like isoform X1 — protein: MATKKNEPSQKQQRMVSKKDEPSKGHQGDAAVVASPGPLPEAPPTPKSRVRNSVLKSGPLFLSTKGIGWTSWKKRWFILTQTSLVFFKSDPNAIPQKENEVNLILGGIDLNNSGSVVVKADKKLLTVLFQDGQDGRTFTLKAESSEDLYEWRAAFENALSQASSSPHVLGKNDILGNEKANAVNGSKDPVNNKQPVRSTVLGKPILLALEDVDGAPTFLEKALRFIEEHGTKAEGVLRLAADVEDVKRRIQEYEKGKTEFSREEDPHVIADCIKYVIRELPSCPVPASCCNALLEAYRTLGGDRVNTMREAVLDAFPEPNRRLLQRILMMMQAVASNKTLNRMSSSAVAACMAPLILRPLVSGDCEIENDFKLGDDSSIQLLRAAAAANHAQAIVITLLEEYDKIFGEGYVSPNLYYGTEESGSESESESESEGETESEEATDDDCNDATTGSNAYCDSDYVASGTGSRSGHSINNDLDDDKDSDYSSSSSEPSIADGDLKATKKLSSSLHSSLSENDLQRSEDNQSNKSSAIEAVCEFGHRAKRPTVWGWAIAKKKLSMESIHCPSKEEAEIERIKAEKSDLKKGHTEEIEGNLVYEACLEKQKKTLHGHCQALQNDVTRLAEELHRERDKRTALEAGLTPSQGTVTLPNTVNEKIKADIKDIAQAEADINNLNKKVDELWMQLNQLLEQNSVSMNNRSNRHQPNHHEKRKDKPKDIEATFKKSGSKDKYADKVECENKKQEPSLTNKQNINGMHAAELIARKPLASSNVDKSTIKGEVCSILF
- the LOC108475961 gene encoding rho GTPase-activating protein REN1-like isoform X3, which encodes MATKKNEPSQKQQRMVSKKDEPSKGHQGDAAVVASPGPLPEAPPTPKSRVRNSVLKSGPLFLSTKGIGWTSWKKRWFILTQTSLVFFKSDPNAIPQKENEVNLILGGIDLNNSGSVVVKADKKLLTVLFQDGQDGRTFTLKAESSEDLYEWRAAFENALSQASSSPHVLGKNDILGNEKANAVNGSKDPVNNKQPVRSTVLGKPILLALEDVDGAPTFLEKALRFIEEHGTKAEGVLRLAADVEDVKRRIQEYEKGKTEFSREEDPHVIADCIKYVIRELPSCPVPASCCNALLEAYRTLGGDRVNTMREAVLDAFPEPNRRLLQRILMMMQAVASNKTLNRMSSSAVAACMAPLILRPLVSGDCEIENDFKLGDDSSIQLLRAAAAANHAQAIVITLLEEYDKIFGEGYVSPNLYYGTEESGSESESESESEGETESEEATDDDCNDATTGSNAYCDSDYVASGTGSRSGHSINNDLDDDKDSDYSSSSSEPSIADGDLKATKKLSSSLHSSLSENDLQRSEDNQSNKSSAIEAVCEFGHRAKRPTVWGWAIAKKKLSMESIHCPSKEEAEIERIKAEKSDLKKGHTEEIEGNLVYEACLEKQKKTLHGHCQALQNDVTRLAEELHRERDKRTALEAGLTPSQGTVTLPNTVNEKIKADIKDIAQAEADINNLNKKVDELWMQLNQLLEQNSVSMNNRSNRHQPNHHEKSSTLNTGRISQRILKLLLKSQEARINMRTK